A segment of the Candidatus Methylacidithermus pantelleriae genome:
ATCGCGTTCCCTCCCACCCCAACCGCCATCCCTTACGCCATCTGGTGCTGGTGGGAATGATGGGAGCCGGTAAAACAACGGTAGCAGAAGCGCTGAGCCGAGGCTACGGGCTTGTCTTGTACGACATTGACCAATGGATTGAAAAGGAAGAGGGACGATCCATTAGCAGAATCTTCTCGGAGAGCGGGGAGGCATATTTTCGACGGAAAGAGATGGAGATTTTGGATCGTATCCTGGCGTTGCCCCCCGGTGTCATCGCCACGGGAGGAGGGACTTTTGTAGGGGAGACGAATCGAGAAAAACTTTTGAAAAATGGCTTAGTCGTCTATCTAGAAGCCTCAGCCCAGGCTCTTTGGGAGAGAGCAAAGAACGCGGATCGCCCCTTGCTTCAGGGAGGCAAAGCTTCGTTTGAATCTTTTCAACGGATCCTCCAGGCTAGAACTCCCTTTTACGACAAGGCTCACCATCGAGTGTGGGTCGAGGGGCGTTCGCCGGAATCGGTCGCTGGTGAAGTTTGGGAGCTTTATTGGGCTAACGAAGGTAGCCTGCCTTGAAGGTCAG
Coding sequences within it:
- a CDS encoding shikimate kinase, which encodes MSTIAPRMLDRVPSHPNRHPLRHLVLVGMMGAGKTTVAEALSRGYGLVLYDIDQWIEKEEGRSISRIFSESGEAYFRRKEMEILDRILALPPGVIATGGGTFVGETNREKLLKNGLVVYLEASAQALWERAKNADRPLLQGGKASFESFQRILQARTPFYDKAHHRVWVEGRSPESVAGEVWELYWANEGSLP